A section of the Roseivirga sp. BDSF3-8 genome encodes:
- a CDS encoding SDR family NAD(P)-dependent oxidoreductase, protein MSADIAYWKDQIQRSLKAIRKLKEENARLKEGGASDREPIAVVGMSCKLPYANDTLSDFWKALTEGKDLTSDIPADRWDTARYHDPDPTREDTYYVNRGGVLARNHKVFDPAFFNISPTEAKYMDPQQRLLLEAAWEAFENASIAPSTYDKSETGVFIGTAAFDNAIRLHQSHAPVSAYTGTGNTLSGGAGRIAHFFGFNGPVLSTDTACSSSLVALHQACRSLQNSECSAALVGGVNMLLSPEIMVNFCQANMLAPDGRCKTFDESADGYTRGEGVGMVILKPLSQAIKDGNPVYGIIRGTAINHDGRAGGLTVPNGLAQQAVIEKALKDAKLKPAQVGYVECHGTGTSLGDPIEFEAIANVYGKRPADNTLFIGSLKTNIGHLEAAAGIAGLIKTLLCLKNRSLVPHLHVQEPSSHIPWRKYPQIQLIQENAGWQPTPGESLRRAAISSFGFTGSNAHVIVEEYVAAEVKATPELTEQAVLTISAKSASALNDLKKKYIDWLPGSEAPLHAIAHSSQSGREHFAYRIAVAGSSKEEWLEQLAGAEEEQTETPQPKVAFLFTGQGAQYHGMGATLYKENAFFREKIEECARLLEGKLPVALTSLLFDEAPAEELHQTRYAQPALFAIEYATASLWMHLGVQPDVLLGHSIGELPAACLAGVFSLEDALTLVAERGRLMHEAPGDGVMYSVEMPGNELEALVAHEPMASVAAQNTPVQSVLSGQREAVDKIVSELQAKGIHTKALKVSHAFHSPLMQEAKERFYALLKTIKFTQPAIPVISNLTGKVLSQELATPEYWAEQIVNPVRFADCIEALPRQEITCCLEVGPNPVLLSFIGNTLEEAPAAVPTLRRVQDAGHSFAKALAKLYQAGADLRWENLQPGYRPEHVLLPNYAWQHQEYWVEGTYQPAISHSAEPIPDVYQEVWQEEEVAQATEVSAPVHTVLAGYQADESEYLKAFLERKGQKISHLQIGEGQEAIGRVLQAIEGDFNLIVCPTSTTDSEETEETGWQFIALVQELERQKLMRRMKTCAVVLHAEADSLSASQNGLITLSRVLENELGAGGFSRIILEGQIADDLLEKAFSEMLSGQRESTVSLKGEQRKVLRLKKETATLTGASDIFSREKSYLITGGTGALGVELVRWAATQGARHMVLVSRSGKLKDDSLLIEMQKAGLQIEIVAADIADRQEVDSLCAKFGSRYPALGGVFHLAGVLADATMTSLNEEDFRRVYQPKAAGAWHLHEATRSLDIDYFVQFSSVAAVLGAPGQVNYAFANSVADSLTHLRAAENLPCLTLNWGPWAGAGMAESYSGQEQVLYKHSVEAGFRVMAGLMTGKKTGRYLIGKFNETLTRALDLPLLRSQNSAQTLPALVGTEATESLSPDGLKSILAGVLEIPASQLENHVPVINYGFDSLLALKTKNKIYRDYGIDLNTEAFMRNPSIDDLYAIISEQQAGKQAGVAETEQQEEVAPMSAEEQLANLDNMTEEEIDALLKSMS, encoded by the coding sequence ATGAGTGCGGACATAGCTTATTGGAAAGACCAGATACAGCGTAGCCTGAAGGCCATCAGGAAGCTGAAAGAAGAAAATGCACGGCTGAAAGAAGGCGGAGCATCTGACCGCGAGCCTATCGCCGTAGTCGGGATGAGCTGTAAACTGCCCTATGCAAACGACACGCTCTCTGACTTTTGGAAGGCACTGACCGAAGGCAAAGACCTGACCAGTGACATCCCCGCAGACCGCTGGGATACGGCCCGCTACCATGACCCCGACCCGACGCGTGAAGACACCTATTACGTCAATCGGGGCGGCGTGCTCGCCCGGAACCACAAGGTTTTTGATCCTGCCTTCTTTAATATTTCTCCCACTGAGGCCAAATACATGGATCCGCAGCAGCGGCTCTTGCTGGAGGCAGCCTGGGAGGCTTTTGAGAATGCCAGTATAGCTCCGTCTACCTATGATAAAAGCGAGACCGGCGTATTCATAGGTACCGCAGCCTTTGATAATGCCATCCGCCTCCACCAGTCCCACGCACCTGTAAGTGCCTACACCGGCACAGGCAATACCCTGAGCGGGGGAGCAGGCCGTATCGCCCACTTCTTCGGTTTCAATGGGCCCGTGCTGTCCACCGATACCGCCTGCTCTTCTTCCCTGGTCGCCCTGCACCAGGCCTGCCGCAGCCTGCAGAACAGCGAATGCAGCGCCGCCCTCGTCGGGGGCGTAAACATGCTCCTGTCGCCGGAGATCATGGTCAACTTCTGCCAGGCCAATATGCTCGCCCCCGATGGCCGCTGCAAGACCTTTGATGAGTCTGCAGACGGATATACCCGCGGAGAAGGAGTCGGCATGGTCATCCTGAAGCCCCTTTCACAAGCGATAAAAGACGGAAACCCTGTCTACGGCATCATCCGTGGTACCGCTATCAACCATGATGGCCGGGCCGGAGGCCTCACCGTGCCTAACGGACTCGCCCAGCAGGCCGTAATTGAAAAAGCCCTGAAGGACGCCAAACTCAAGCCCGCCCAGGTAGGCTACGTCGAGTGTCATGGTACCGGCACCAGCCTCGGTGACCCCATCGAGTTCGAGGCCATCGCCAATGTGTATGGCAAGCGCCCTGCGGATAACACCTTATTCATAGGCTCCCTCAAAACCAACATTGGCCACCTGGAAGCCGCCGCAGGCATTGCCGGACTTATCAAGACCCTGCTCTGCTTGAAAAACCGAAGCCTCGTACCTCACCTGCACGTACAGGAGCCCAGCAGCCACATTCCCTGGCGAAAATATCCCCAGATCCAACTGATACAGGAAAATGCCGGTTGGCAACCCACTCCGGGTGAGTCGCTACGTAGGGCGGCCATCAGCTCATTCGGATTTACCGGTAGCAATGCCCACGTCATTGTAGAAGAGTATGTGGCCGCTGAGGTGAAGGCAACACCGGAACTTACAGAACAGGCCGTGCTGACGATATCGGCCAAATCTGCCTCAGCGCTGAATGACCTGAAGAAAAAATACATTGACTGGCTGCCTGGTTCAGAAGCCCCCCTGCATGCCATCGCCCACAGCAGCCAAAGCGGTCGCGAGCATTTTGCCTACCGTATAGCTGTAGCAGGTAGCAGTAAGGAAGAATGGCTGGAACAGCTTGCCGGTGCCGAAGAGGAACAAACCGAAACCCCTCAGCCAAAGGTAGCCTTTCTCTTTACCGGTCAGGGAGCGCAGTACCACGGTATGGGAGCTACCTTGTATAAAGAGAACGCCTTCTTCCGTGAAAAAATAGAGGAGTGCGCCCGCCTCCTGGAAGGCAAGCTGCCTGTAGCGCTTACTAGTCTCCTCTTTGATGAAGCCCCTGCGGAAGAGCTCCACCAGACCCGCTACGCACAGCCTGCGCTATTCGCCATCGAGTATGCCACCGCTTCCCTGTGGATGCACCTTGGCGTACAGCCAGATGTATTGCTGGGACATAGCATAGGAGAGCTGCCTGCAGCCTGCCTGGCCGGTGTCTTCTCCCTGGAAGATGCCCTGACCCTCGTAGCTGAGCGCGGCAGGCTTATGCACGAAGCCCCCGGCGATGGGGTAATGTACAGCGTGGAAATGCCTGGTAATGAACTGGAAGCCTTGGTTGCCCATGAGCCTATGGCAAGTGTGGCTGCACAAAACACTCCGGTACAAAGCGTACTTTCAGGACAGCGGGAAGCTGTAGACAAGATCGTAAGCGAGTTGCAGGCAAAAGGCATCCATACCAAAGCCCTCAAAGTGTCGCACGCCTTCCATTCCCCCTTAATGCAGGAGGCAAAAGAACGCTTTTACGCCCTGCTGAAGACTATAAAATTCACTCAGCCTGCTATACCTGTCATCTCTAACCTGACCGGTAAAGTGCTGAGCCAGGAGCTGGCCACGCCGGAATACTGGGCGGAGCAGATTGTGAACCCGGTACGCTTTGCTGATTGTATTGAGGCACTGCCGCGGCAGGAAATTACCTGCTGCCTGGAAGTTGGCCCTAACCCCGTGCTCCTTTCCTTTATTGGCAATACCCTGGAGGAAGCCCCCGCCGCTGTGCCTACCCTGCGCCGCGTGCAGGATGCCGGGCATAGCTTTGCCAAAGCCCTTGCCAAACTTTACCAAGCAGGCGCTGACCTGCGTTGGGAGAACCTGCAGCCCGGATACCGCCCGGAACACGTACTGCTACCCAACTACGCCTGGCAGCACCAGGAATATTGGGTGGAAGGCACCTATCAACCTGCCATAAGCCACTCCGCTGAGCCCATCCCTGATGTATACCAAGAAGTGTGGCAGGAAGAGGAAGTGGCTCAAGCCACTGAAGTAAGCGCTCCGGTACACACAGTGCTGGCCGGATACCAGGCAGACGAAAGTGAGTACCTGAAAGCATTTCTTGAAAGGAAAGGCCAAAAGATTAGTCACCTGCAGATAGGCGAGGGACAGGAAGCCATCGGCCGCGTGCTGCAGGCAATAGAAGGCGATTTTAACCTCATCGTCTGCCCCACATCCACCACCGATAGTGAGGAGACAGAAGAAACAGGCTGGCAGTTTATAGCCCTTGTACAGGAGCTGGAACGGCAAAAGCTGATGCGCCGGATGAAAACCTGCGCGGTGGTGCTCCATGCTGAAGCAGACAGCCTGAGTGCCTCACAAAACGGTCTGATCACCCTGTCCCGCGTGCTGGAAAATGAGCTGGGCGCAGGAGGCTTCAGCCGGATCATACTGGAGGGGCAAATCGCTGACGACCTCCTTGAAAAAGCCTTTTCTGAAATGCTTAGCGGGCAGCGCGAAAGTACCGTCTCCCTGAAAGGAGAACAGCGTAAAGTACTGCGTCTGAAAAAGGAAACGGCTACTCTTACAGGTGCCTCAGACATTTTCTCCAGAGAGAAGAGCTACCTCATTACCGGCGGTACCGGTGCCCTTGGGGTAGAGTTGGTACGCTGGGCCGCCACACAGGGTGCCCGCCACATGGTACTCGTTTCCCGCTCTGGTAAACTGAAGGACGATAGCCTGCTTATCGAGATGCAAAAGGCCGGACTGCAGATTGAGATAGTAGCAGCCGACATAGCCGATCGCCAAGAGGTAGATTCCCTTTGCGCCAAATTTGGAAGCCGCTACCCGGCTCTGGGCGGCGTGTTTCACCTGGCAGGTGTGCTGGCAGATGCTACCATGACCAGCCTGAATGAAGAGGATTTCCGCCGGGTGTATCAGCCCAAAGCGGCGGGTGCCTGGCACCTGCACGAGGCGACAAGGTCACTCGATATTGACTATTTCGTGCAGTTCTCCTCTGTAGCGGCTGTGCTGGGTGCGCCGGGGCAGGTAAATTATGCCTTTGCCAATAGCGTAGCCGACAGCCTTACGCACCTGCGTGCAGCCGAAAACCTACCCTGCCTGACACTGAACTGGGGTCCATGGGCCGGTGCCGGTATGGCAGAAAGCTACAGCGGCCAGGAGCAGGTACTCTATAAGCACAGCGTAGAGGCAGGCTTCCGCGTAATGGCCGGGCTGATGACGGGAAAGAAAACAGGCCGCTACCTCATCGGAAAGTTTAACGAAACCCTGACCCGTGCACTCGACCTACCTCTTTTGCGTAGCCAAAACAGCGCTCAGACTCTGCCTGCCCTTGTAGGAACAGAAGCAACTGAAAGCCTCAGCCCTGACGGACTGAAAAGCATACTGGCAGGCGTGCTGGAAATACCCGCCAGTCAACTGGAAAACCATGTGCCGGTCATCAACTACGGATTTGATTCCTTGTTGGCACTTAAAACCAAGAATAAGATCTACCGCGACTACGGCATTGACCTAAATACGGAGGCATTCATGCGAAACCCAAGCATTGACGACCTCTACGCCATCATAAGCGAGCAGCAAGCCGGTAAACAGGCCGGTGTAGCCGAAACAGAGCAGCAGGAAGAAGTAGCTCCCATGAGTGCGGAGGAACAACTGGCCAACCTGGACAACATGACAGAAGAGGAGATAGACGCCCTGCTAAAATCAATGTCCTGA
- a CDS encoding type I polyketide synthase, whose protein sequence is MEKTDNKAIIKKALIEIRKLKAELQGYRQAEQEAVAIVGMGCRFPGGIDSPEAFWQFLSEGKDGVNLVPGERWSSERYFDPSPAAGKIYTDQGGFVDSIDRFDPVFFGISPREATYIDPQHRMLLETAWQALENAGIPVDREHDPHRTGVFVGLTTSDYLSDILERHGSEKINAFYGVGNAHNAASGRISHTFGFAGPSITVDTACSSSLTSVHLAAQALLNGDCGLALAGGVNALINPTNSIVTAQASMLSPEGRCKTFDDAADGYIRSEGCGVVVLKRLSDAQRDGNTVLAVIKGSQVNHNATSSSITVPNMKAQAALISDVLTKSGVKAEEVGYIECHGTGTNLGDPIELRALQAVFGNSHSTAEPLYIGAVKSNIGHAESAAGVAGLIKTVMALQKGRIPGNLHFSTPNKNIDWEGLPFRVVTAETEWNARTDRRYAGVSSFGVSGTNAHILLAEATEVHTDAPVVPGYVFALSAKTPEALQQLKQQYADYLTAHPHTSLHDLCLSTTKGRSQFAYRSAARVNSLEEVRHFLQQESPSNEKKDQSLSLHLTGSQAEVSKTAGNLFSRSKAFREIVKAMEPPVKARFARSFTEKIQDNQAWQPVDTFCATLALVRYYRQIGISPASLQAEGFHLLAAACFAGVFSLEEALDFLESDGTTAPLLRKPSLPVRKGAEARLLTDELMSVSFWKKVISEEVTEAVNSSPAHGLTFSLTGEDIYTRLAELYESGFTINWQTIYQEPHRQLALPNYPFARERYWLDGRTVSVNAEETPIHPYCDAVLPYAKSQGTTLIKNRLNADQIQDHSIQGKVTVPGAAYVELLLAAARTEHAEGPVQLKNISFSDTYTVPKDQDAGLQSVCEQKDGATQVSIYYPGPRSYKLCASGQIDKLSEITTTGFDSTRLQLSGKRYEGTALYEKLAGFGYHYGPLYQGIKSFTCGSDEVSGSIEAPESLLPEYDRYAFHPAMLDACLQLAGASLLQQADSETFVPVFIGNLQLMRSVPPRLKVHAELRRNGQNSTLSAIYHIYSEENEPLALIDNVIFRKLEQKTPAADRSKLYRRGWEVLPGKAFGSKKNTETALLINAGNPADSPLRQALENEGLEYLEAVHSTYNAAFGESIYPVNLLDESVCHEFIASAGNIDQVMLDLSTLDTTGAEGAQQATTMLLTLTKCLLKNSGKHLPALSLVVHTGENHPGTSGLYGLTAVLNQEEPRLKAQVIGIDRNEPNYLNLQKALCYETEEERLLLADDVIYGQRLQATKAPEENLQSNYKLKIDEPGAFSDLYLQSFNPAKPGPDEVAMRVVASGVNFKEVLYALGALPMPKEEDNTFEFGFECAGIVTAVGDNVKDIKAGDEVIGAIAPGSIGSHTIVHKDFVFQKPETLSFEEAATLPIVFITAWYALVDLAKIDQDSRVLIHAAAGGVGLSALQVAQLAGAEIFGTASQPKHHILRTKGVEHIYNSRTLHFAEEIKADTNGKGVSVVLNSLSGDFMFKSLDLLEQGGCFLEIGKVTQDTINKIKRLRPDVRYFNFDIGEIAQVDPQLIRGVFQAVLDRMAKGELKAIPHTDWPITEAEKAFAHFAKGKNIGKVVLTHHQHPEVPLFFPYEDYLVTGGNGGLGSQLLQWMFDQGARRFVVMSRSGKPEENPVHQKLLADGARITYLSADVADERSVKAAFDTLKGEGYNLRGIFHTAGLLDDHLLLQQEAEAMAKVMAPKVKGAWLLNHYAEPFALRHFVCFSSIAALIGRPGQFAYAAANAAMDSLVAWRREQGQPATTLNWGPFAGHGMARDLDMKGSSIRKLNVAEDFSAIEIALREDHQQLAIADADWEGLSREVPYYGRTPMLDHVRTRAAAPAKKQALSTPAADDLPAIIRRTIRHVLGLSEHHNVDPSRSLFDYGLDSLMAVELKNKIEKLTGEDIGPGFLFNYSTMEAIAGYFDKSPGAPVAETEKKEEDMTAEELSKLLDEELNSL, encoded by the coding sequence ATGGAGAAGACCGATAACAAAGCAATCATCAAAAAAGCCCTGATTGAGATCAGGAAGCTGAAAGCCGAACTACAGGGCTACCGCCAGGCCGAACAGGAGGCTGTGGCGATCGTAGGCATGGGCTGCCGCTTTCCCGGCGGAATAGATAGCCCTGAAGCGTTCTGGCAGTTTCTGAGCGAAGGCAAAGACGGCGTAAACCTCGTGCCCGGCGAGCGGTGGAGCAGCGAGCGATACTTCGACCCCAGTCCCGCAGCCGGTAAAATCTATACAGACCAGGGCGGTTTTGTAGACAGTATCGACCGTTTTGACCCTGTCTTTTTCGGGATTTCGCCCCGTGAGGCTACCTACATAGACCCACAGCACCGCATGCTCCTTGAAACAGCCTGGCAGGCCCTGGAAAATGCCGGTATTCCCGTTGACCGTGAGCACGACCCGCACCGCACCGGCGTGTTCGTAGGCCTTACCACCAGTGACTACCTCAGTGACATACTCGAGCGCCACGGTAGTGAGAAGATCAATGCCTTCTATGGCGTAGGCAACGCCCACAACGCCGCCTCCGGGCGTATCTCCCATACCTTTGGCTTTGCCGGTCCTTCCATCACCGTCGATACCGCCTGCTCCTCCTCCCTTACCTCCGTACACCTGGCCGCTCAGGCCCTGCTAAACGGCGACTGCGGGCTGGCTCTCGCAGGAGGTGTCAATGCCCTCATCAACCCCACCAACTCCATTGTCACCGCCCAGGCCAGCATGCTTTCCCCCGAAGGCCGCTGCAAAACCTTTGACGACGCTGCCGATGGCTATATCCGTAGCGAAGGCTGCGGCGTAGTCGTACTTAAGCGCCTGAGTGATGCACAACGTGACGGCAATACCGTATTGGCCGTGATTAAAGGCAGCCAGGTAAACCACAATGCCACCAGCAGCTCCATCACCGTACCCAACATGAAGGCCCAGGCTGCCCTTATCAGTGATGTGCTGACCAAAAGTGGCGTGAAAGCCGAAGAGGTCGGCTACATCGAGTGCCACGGTACCGGCACCAATCTCGGCGATCCCATAGAGCTAAGAGCCTTGCAGGCCGTATTCGGCAACAGCCACAGCACCGCCGAGCCACTCTACATCGGCGCCGTAAAGTCCAATATCGGTCATGCAGAATCTGCCGCCGGTGTCGCCGGGCTAATCAAAACCGTAATGGCTTTGCAGAAAGGACGTATTCCCGGCAACCTGCACTTTAGCACCCCCAACAAAAATATTGACTGGGAAGGGCTGCCCTTCCGCGTCGTTACTGCCGAAACAGAGTGGAACGCCCGAACCGACAGGCGCTATGCAGGCGTCAGCTCCTTTGGCGTATCCGGCACCAATGCCCATATCCTGCTGGCCGAAGCAACAGAAGTGCACACAGATGCACCCGTAGTTCCCGGTTACGTTTTTGCCCTATCGGCTAAAACCCCCGAGGCCCTGCAGCAACTCAAACAGCAGTACGCCGACTACCTTACAGCGCACCCCCACACCTCCCTGCATGACCTTTGCCTCAGTACCACCAAAGGCCGCAGCCAGTTTGCTTACCGGTCAGCCGCTCGCGTCAATAGCTTGGAAGAAGTCCGGCACTTCCTGCAGCAGGAAAGTCCTTCTAACGAAAAGAAAGATCAATCTCTTTCACTGCATCTTACCGGAAGCCAGGCAGAGGTTAGTAAGACAGCAGGAAACCTTTTTAGCCGGTCAAAGGCTTTCCGGGAGATTGTGAAGGCCATGGAACCACCCGTAAAGGCGCGTTTTGCCCGTTCTTTCACAGAAAAGATACAAGACAACCAGGCCTGGCAACCTGTCGACACGTTTTGCGCCACCCTGGCCCTGGTCCGGTACTATCGGCAGATCGGTATTAGCCCTGCCAGCTTGCAGGCAGAAGGCTTTCACCTGCTGGCCGCCGCCTGCTTTGCCGGTGTCTTTAGCCTGGAAGAAGCCCTCGACTTCCTGGAAAGCGACGGTACCACGGCACCGCTCCTGCGAAAGCCTTCGCTCCCTGTTCGTAAAGGAGCAGAAGCCCGCCTCCTTACTGACGAGTTGATGTCAGTAAGCTTCTGGAAGAAAGTAATCAGCGAAGAGGTTACAGAAGCGGTAAACTCATCTCCTGCACATGGCCTCACCTTCTCCCTTACCGGCGAAGATATCTATACCCGTCTGGCGGAATTGTATGAATCCGGCTTTACCATAAACTGGCAGACCATTTACCAGGAGCCACACCGTCAACTGGCCCTGCCTAACTACCCTTTTGCCCGCGAGCGCTATTGGCTCGACGGCCGCACAGTATCCGTTAATGCAGAAGAAACACCCATTCACCCATACTGCGACGCCGTTTTACCCTATGCGAAGAGCCAGGGTACAACATTGATAAAGAATCGCCTGAACGCTGACCAGATACAAGACCACAGCATTCAGGGAAAAGTGACCGTGCCCGGTGCGGCCTATGTGGAGCTACTACTTGCAGCCGCCCGTACGGAACACGCAGAGGGCCCTGTACAGCTAAAAAACATCTCCTTTTCAGATACCTATACTGTTCCCAAAGACCAGGACGCCGGTCTCCAATCAGTTTGTGAGCAAAAAGACGGAGCCACCCAGGTTTCCATATACTACCCCGGCCCCCGGAGCTATAAGTTATGTGCCAGCGGGCAGATAGATAAACTATCAGAAATCACAACCACGGGTTTCGATTCCACTCGCCTTCAACTTTCAGGTAAACGATATGAGGGCACAGCCCTTTATGAAAAACTAGCCGGATTTGGTTACCACTACGGACCCCTGTACCAGGGCATAAAATCCTTTACCTGTGGCAGCGATGAAGTCAGCGGTAGCATAGAGGCCCCCGAAAGCCTGCTTCCGGAGTACGACCGCTATGCCTTCCACCCCGCTATGCTGGATGCCTGTCTCCAACTGGCCGGCGCCAGCCTGCTGCAGCAAGCCGATAGCGAAACCTTTGTCCCCGTCTTCATCGGTAATCTCCAACTGATGCGCAGCGTGCCTCCCCGCCTGAAAGTGCATGCCGAACTACGTCGAAACGGGCAGAACAGCACATTGTCCGCCATTTATCACATCTATAGTGAGGAAAATGAACCCCTCGCCCTCATAGACAATGTCATTTTCCGGAAACTGGAACAGAAGACGCCTGCCGCCGACCGCAGCAAGCTATACCGCAGAGGCTGGGAAGTACTACCCGGCAAGGCATTTGGCAGCAAAAAGAATACGGAGACGGCCCTGCTCATCAACGCCGGAAACCCGGCCGATAGCCCCCTCCGTCAGGCACTCGAAAACGAAGGCCTGGAATACCTGGAGGCTGTACACAGTACATATAATGCAGCTTTCGGAGAGTCCATTTACCCCGTGAACCTGCTGGACGAGTCCGTCTGCCATGAGTTCATCGCCAGCGCCGGAAATATCGACCAGGTAATGCTGGATCTCAGTACCCTGGACACGACCGGAGCGGAAGGAGCTCAGCAGGCCACTACCATGCTGCTCACCCTGACCAAATGCCTGCTCAAAAACAGTGGTAAGCACCTGCCTGCCCTCAGCCTCGTAGTACATACCGGTGAAAACCACCCAGGCACAAGCGGGCTTTACGGCCTCACCGCCGTACTTAATCAGGAGGAGCCGCGCCTCAAAGCGCAGGTTATTGGTATAGACCGAAATGAACCGAACTACCTCAACCTCCAGAAGGCCCTGTGCTACGAAACAGAAGAAGAACGCCTGCTACTGGCCGATGACGTAATCTACGGGCAACGACTACAGGCTACCAAAGCACCTGAAGAAAACCTGCAAAGTAACTACAAGCTCAAGATAGACGAGCCGGGCGCCTTCAGTGACCTGTACCTGCAGTCCTTTAACCCCGCAAAGCCCGGCCCCGATGAGGTCGCTATGCGCGTAGTGGCTTCCGGCGTCAATTTCAAAGAAGTTCTCTACGCCCTCGGTGCCCTGCCCATGCCTAAGGAGGAAGACAATACCTTCGAATTCGGCTTTGAGTGCGCTGGTATCGTCACTGCAGTGGGGGATAATGTAAAAGATATTAAAGCAGGTGATGAGGTAATCGGAGCCATTGCCCCCGGTAGCATTGGCAGCCATACCATCGTTCACAAAGACTTTGTGTTCCAAAAGCCTGAAACCCTTTCCTTTGAGGAAGCCGCCACCCTGCCTATTGTATTCATTACCGCTTGGTACGCACTGGTGGACCTGGCAAAGATAGACCAGGATAGCCGTGTGCTGATTCATGCCGCCGCCGGTGGCGTGGGCCTCTCCGCCTTGCAGGTAGCCCAACTGGCCGGAGCCGAAATATTCGGTACCGCCAGCCAGCCCAAGCACCACATCCTGCGGACCAAAGGCGTGGAGCACATCTACAACTCCCGCACACTCCATTTTGCCGAAGAGATCAAAGCCGATACAAATGGTAAGGGCGTTAGTGTAGTGCTTAACAGCCTTTCCGGGGACTTTATGTTCAAAAGCCTTGACCTGCTGGAGCAGGGAGGTTGCTTCCTGGAAATAGGCAAGGTAACGCAGGACACAATAAACAAAATAAAGAGGCTGCGTCCCGATGTCCGTTACTTCAATTTTGACATTGGTGAAATAGCCCAGGTAGATCCCCAACTCATTCGCGGCGTATTCCAGGCTGTACTGGACCGGATGGCTAAAGGGGAACTAAAGGCCATTCCGCATACAGACTGGCCCATAACAGAAGCAGAAAAGGCATTTGCCCATTTTGCCAAAGGAAAGAATATAGGAAAAGTGGTGCTGACCCACCACCAGCACCCTGAAGTGCCGCTCTTCTTCCCCTATGAAGACTACCTGGTAACAGGAGGAAACGGAGGACTGGGTAGCCAGCTCCTGCAGTGGATGTTCGACCAGGGCGCACGCCGCTTTGTAGTCATGAGTCGCAGCGGCAAACCGGAGGAAAACCCGGTACATCAGAAGCTGCTTGCCGATGGAGCCCGTATCACCTACCTGTCGGCAGATGTGGCCGACGAGAGGTCCGTAAAAGCCGCTTTTGATACACTGAAAGGGGAGGGGTATAACCTGCGCGGCATCTTCCATACCGCCGGTCTGCTGGACGACCACCTGCTCCTGCAGCAGGAGGCCGAAGCCATGGCGAAAGTAATGGCGCCTAAAGTTAAAGGCGCCTGGTTGCTCAACCACTATGCAGAGCCTTTTGCCCTGCGCCACTTCGTATGCTTCTCCTCCATTGCCGCCCTCATAGGACGCCCAGGCCAGTTTGCCTATGCCGCAGCCAATGCCGCCATGGATAGCCTCGTGGCCTGGAGACGTGAGCAGGGGCAACCCGCTACTACACTCAACTGGGGCCCGTTTGCCGGTCATGGCATGGCGAGAGACCTGGATATGAAAGGCAGCAGCATCCGCAAACTGAATGTGGCAGAAGACTTCAGCGCCATAGAAATCGCCCTGCGGGAAGACCATCAGCAGCTTGCTATAGCTGACGCAGATTGGGAAGGCCTGAGCCGTGAAGTGCCATACTACGGACGCACCCCCATGCTGGATCATGTGCGTACGCGGGCTGCGGCCCCGGCTAAGAAGCAGGCATTGAGCACTCCTGCTGCGGATGATCTCCCCGCCATCATTCGCCGGACCATCCGCCACGTGTTGGGCCTATCCGAGCACCACAACGTAGACCCTTCCCGTTCCCTGTTCGACTACGGGCTGGACTCACTGATGGCCGTAGAGCTCAAAAACAAGATAGAGAAGCTGACCGGTGAGGACATCGGCCCAGGCTTCCTCTTCAACTACTCCACCATGGAAGCCATAGCAGGCTACTTTGATAAGAGCCCTGGGGCCCCTGTTGCTGAAACAGAAAAGAAAGAAGAAGACATGACAGCCGAGGAACTGTCGAAACTATTGGACGAAGAACTAAACAGCCTGTGA